In Sciurus carolinensis chromosome 4, mSciCar1.2, whole genome shotgun sequence, the sequence ACAAAGAGTAGAACAAATGTTTAGCAATAAATATACATCTTACCTTTTTATTCTTAGTTACtttggttgtttccacttttatgtattaGAAATGTTGCAGCAAGCATTGTTTAGGGGaagattttgggtttttttttttttttttttaaggataaattTTTAGATACAGAATACAAAGAATATGCTGGATTTTTTTGGTTGTTAAGTTATCTAAAAAAAGTTGTTAGTTTATACTAAATTAAGAATATCTTCAAAATATGTAGTCTAATATCACttcttatcatctttttttttttttttttttttttttttttttttttttttgtggtactggggatcaaactcagggccttgtgcttacaaggcaagcactctaccagctgagctatctccctagcccactTCTTACCATCTTTATCTCCTGTTCCAAGCCACCATCATCTCTCTCTTGAACTTTTGCAGTATTTTCTAAACTGGTGTCTCTACTGTCACCCATGTTCTACACTCCACAGagtagaaatattttagttttaatgttAAACTGACATTAATACTTGTCTACTCAGAATCTGCAGATGACTTCTTGTCTCATAGTTATTACCTTGCTCTGTCTACAAAGTGCTCTGtgatctttttccccacatgttAGTCTTCTTATTGTTTTCCAAGTAAGTCCCTACATAAGATTACTCTTAGCTCTTTATTCTTCTTGATcttctttttcccccaaatacCATATGGCTCACTCTAACTTCATCCTAGACTCAGACTTTTTAATAAGAATTACCTTTCCTGACCACCCTAGGCAAAATAGCAACCTTCTTAACCTGtctctatttcctttatttttttatctactataaaacattttacatgtttattatCTTGTCTTTTCCTACTAGATTGTAAGCTCCATGAGAgcagaaattttgttttgttcactgttgtGTATCTACCCTAGAATGGTGCTGGCGTATAGAAAATGTGCTCAGTATGTAATCATTAAATtaattcttttgccttttttttttttgatttttggtactggggattgaacgcagggtcTGGTACATGGTAAGCCCATACTTTACCATTGGGCTATACTCTCAGTCCCAGTTAAGTTGTTTCTAAATGTTGTGACCCAAGTTAATATTAGATTAAGCAACAGAATTTTTTGAGTAGAATAAGGGATCTAGTTAAGGACCatattgaaaattagaaaagggcTCTAAGCTTCTAAAAGTCCTTACCCCCAATAATATAGCATATTCTATATTTGTACAAATTGATTATCAttcagggtttttaaaattatttttattgaaatataatttatacaaCATAAAATGTATCCCCataaagtgtataattcagtgattttttaaagtatattttcaaaattgagCAGTCATGGCTACtatctaatttcagaacatttcatCACTCCCAAAGAAACCCTGTGCCTATTGGTAATCACTCCCTaatccctctctccttctctgctaACAACCACTAATGTACTTAGTATATCTGGATTTGCTTGTCTTGAATATTTCATCTAagtgaaatcataaaatatgcaGTCTTGTGTGTCTagcttttttcatttagcatgatgttttcaagatttatccATGTCATCAGCATTTCTTTTCATAGCTGAATAATATCCTGTTATATGGAtgtagtactttttaaatttttttttatgtttgtttttaatatgttggtactgagaattgaacccaggggtgcttttaccaTTGAGCTCCACCCtaaccctttttcctttttattttgggacagggtcttgctaagttgtttagggcctccgcctcccaagtctctgagattatgGTGTGCACCAGTGCGCCTGGTGATATAGCacttaataaaaaacaaaaacacagctaTACTCCATTACCTGAtgagcatttgggttgtttctgcttTGGGCTCTTAAGGAAAACATCcctatgaatattcatataccAGTTTTGTGTAaacatatcttttcatttctgttgggtttatgtctaggagtggaattattgGGTTATATGGCAActctatatttaattatttgaggaGCCACTAGATTGATTGCCAAAGTGGTTGCATCGTTTTATATGCCCATCATCAATGCACAAGGATTCTAGTTTCTCTATattctcaccagcacttgttaaacatttttttttttttattatagtcataCTAGTGAgtataaaatggtattttatatCATGGCTTGATTTGTACTTCCCTGGTGcataatgatgttgagcatcttttcatggcAGTGAAAAGTGAAACTAGCATAAATGCCTATGAACTGATgggtggatttttttaaaaaatgtgatatattgggctggggctatagctcagttggtagagtgcttgccttgcaagcacaaggacctgggttcaatccccagcaccgcaaaaaagaaaagaaaaaaagcgaTATATCTATAATGTAATATTAGTCGTAAAAAATGAAGTGCTGGTATATGGtccaacatggatgaaccttgaaaatattaagaaGCTGGtcataaaagaatacaaaaagggACTGgtgttgtggcttagtggtagagcacttgtctagcacgtatgaggcactgggttcgatcctcagcagcacataaaaataaataaaataaaggtattctgtccatctacaactaaaaatacttataaataaataaataaaacgatACACATTGTAGAATGCCATTTGTATGAAATTTCAGAATAGGCAAGTCCACATAGACAGAAAATGGATTTGTGGTTCCCTAGGGTTGAGGGATGGGAGGAAATGAGAGTGATGGCTAACAGGTATGGAGATTGATTTGgagagtgatgaaaatgttctacaaTTGACTATGGTGATGgtgataaaaactctcaaatatactaaaagccactgaaatgcacattttaaatgcGTGAATTCTATATTAAATAGGCATGAAAAAAACTTGTATAACTTTAAGAAATATTCTCAgaattgttttttggttttagaTAAAAGTAAGTTCaaaccactttatttttaataatatgacCATTATTTATCCCCCTtcactttctccctcttttcctttaaaCACCTTTTAGATTTGCCCTTGTTGGTGTTGGATCTGAGGCATCGTCAAAAAAGTTAATGGATCTGTTGCCTAAGAGAGAACTTCATGGTCAGAATCCTGTTGTAACTCCCTGCAATAAGCAGTTCCTGAGTCAATTTGAAATGCAGTCCAGGAAAAGTAAGCAAACTCTCAGCCCTTTTCTTTCTAAAGACATATATTTTAACCAATGTTTACACCATTTGTTAGGTGTTACATTTAATTCTTTGGAGACTTGTTTTTATAAAGTCCATGCTTTGAATTGATTTAATCAGTTTATGACTGGATCCATACTGGACCCCTACATTTTTCTCTAGATGTCATGGACTCAATACTGTACAACAGTTCTTAGGACTGCCACGCTTGTCCTGTCATTCCTATGTTAGAAAAAGGAAAGCTGTATGAATTTATGTTATGGTTGGTGAGAGACCACTGATtaccagaaaatatttatttctttttggcaCCAAGATCATTTTTCATCAAAGTGAATATAGAAAAGATTTGTCATTTACACAGTTAGCAAATGTTAACATTGGATGAGCATGTGATTAACAGAAATTCAAGTGGTTGTTTCTCTTTTAATGTTTTAGCACTTAACTGAAGAATACATTCCAAAATTTAAATGATCTGTGCTACTGAAATTAAGATTTCTGTTGAAGAATTTCAGTCTTGGCTGCTGCAGAGTACTGGTATTTTGAAAGTAACTCATATTTACTCAGTGGAAATAACATTTAAACCTGGATATTTCAAGAtttcaaaagaacttaaaatagaTGTCAATGTTTTCCTaaccaatacttctcaagtaaCTTGCACAGGCCCAAGACATCTGCAGgctaatatatagtatattataagtgaattttaaaatagaattatttgtaATATAAGTGGTTACATTTCAGAGAAATGTATAATAAGTGCTACTTATGAGTATTTGGATGTTTGCAGCTACACAATCAGGACAGATGTCTGGGGAAGGTAAAGCTGGTCCTCCAGGAGGCAGTTCACGAGCAGCATTTCCACAAGGTGGTAGAGGACGGGGCCGTTTTCCAGGGGCTGTTCCCGGTGGGGACAGATTTCCTGGGCCAGCAGGACCAGGAGGGCCACCCCCACCTTTTCCAggtaaaacttttattaaattacCATGGATAAAACGTATCTACCTTAatacctcttttccttttctctctttttcaagTAATGCATTATTAATGTGACTTACTCTCCTTGTTATGCTATTTTTGGAATCCAGGAAATTTGATCAAGCATCTTGTTAAAGGAACTCGGCCTTTGTTCCTGGAAACTAGGATTCCATGGCATATGGGGCACAGCATAGAGGAAATACCCATTTTTGGCCTAAaaggtctttatttttctccaaacttGCTTGacttatatatagaatatttacatCCGTCTTATTTTCTTACCTCTTAAAAAATCCTTTCAAGACCATTTTTCCTTGTTTCACTTTCTAGCTTGGCATCAGAGTAGAATATAAGGTGGGTGATTTCACTGTAAGAAGTGTGTATACACTGAAAGATGGAAAATATCTCTAAGCACTGTTATCTTTTTAAAGCTtttgttttagtaatttttcttaaGCATAAATTGAGCTAATTATAAATGTAAGAATAGCCTTCATCTTTATAGTTATTAGTGTAGCGTTTACCATatgggttttatttaaaaagaaagaatcttGGTCTATAAGTTGTACTTTAAAAGTATAATGTCATATAAAGGTTAAAATACCCTTATTATTGaagtgtttttctctctctcctttattctGTAGCTGGACAGACTCCACCACGTCCGCCCTTAGGTCCTCCAGGCCCACCTGGCCCACCAGGTCCTCCACCTCCTGGTCAGGTTCTGCCTCCTCCTCTAGCTGGGCCTCCTAATCGAGGAGATCGCCCTCCACCACCAGTTCTTTTTCCTGGACAACCTTTTGGTCAGCCTCCATTGGGTCCACTTCCTCCTGGGCCTCCACCTCCAGTTCCAGGTTATGGCCCCCCTCCTGGGCCACCACCTCCACAACAGggaccacctccacctccaggcCCCTTTCCACCTCGCCCACCTGGTCCACTTGGGCCACCCCTTACACTTGCTCCTCCTCCGCATCTTCCGGGACCACCTCCAGGTGCCCCGCCGCCAGCTCCACATGTGAATCCGGCTTTCTTTCCTCCACCAACTAACAGCGGCATGCCTACATCAGATAGTCGAGGTCCACCACCAACAGACCCATATGGCCGACCTCCACCATATGATAGGGGTGACTATGGCCCTCCTGGAAGGTAAGTTTGTATATAGCAGAGTATTTGATCAATAAAAGATAAGAACAGTGATTCTCTGAAATTTATTGTAttatagaaaatgcaaatatattatttctgtcCTCCAGAAAGATGAGGTTTCTAAGTCTTACTTTGTTTCACCTGAAAGATACTGGCATAAGATAATTTTTCTTAGACTTGTGCTTTCTGTAGGAAAAATAGCATCTTCTATCTGGACAGTTAACTATTATCTCTCAGGCATATGTCAAAACTGCTGTTATGAATTGGTTTACACTGTTATGACTGACTAGAAAAATCTGTTGAATGGCAATTTAaggtatttttttccctgtgtagGGAAATGGATACTGCAAGAACACCATTGAGTGAAGCTGAGTttgaagaaatcatgaatagaaataGGGCAATCTCAAGCAGTGCTATTTCAAGAGCTGTGTCTGATGCCAGTGCTGGTTTGTATATTTCTCCCAGTATTTAGTATTTCTTATTTATGTTATTAAGAATGATCCAGAAATTTAGGTGCAGTCTTGAAAATAGGTCATTTACCTGTAGTCTTTTCGTATTTTGATGTCATTAGCTctcatttattttagaaacacTGGAGGAAGCTGTATGTCAATAGTATAGTGGAAAGACCCCCCAATTTTATTAGGTTTAGATTTAAATACTAACCTTCACAGTTAATGTTTCAGGGACTTTTGACAGCTCATTTGTTCTCATATTTGCAAAATAACTTGTTTTACAGAGCTATAACAACAAATCATGTTGATTTCCTGAATATGAAAACTTGTTGCAAATTTTGAAACACAAAAAGACATTATCATTTAAAAGCAcactgattttataaaatgctttatcACTCTTATCCCCAAGTGCTTTGATggcattttgaaaacaaaatttgtttgatatcatctcttttcctttcccctacaGGTGATTATGGGAGTGCTATTGAGACATTGGTAACTGCAATTTCTTTAATTAAACAATCCAAAGTATCTGCTGATGATCGTTGCAAAGTTCTTATTAGCTCTTTGCAAGATTGCCTTCATGGAATTGAATCCAAGTCATATGGTTCTGGATCAAGGTAAAACTTTCCTGTCCCATGTCTTTATAAAACTGCTATTtaataaaaggagaaagtacTGTGTTTGGGACTTTAAAGTTGGACTTTGATTTTACTTATTGTTCACTCAGCTGCCAGAGTGAATTTTTTAACTATATCAAATGCCAGGTGTTTGCTTAAAATCCTTTAGAAAGTGTCTACTTAGAATAAATTTGTAATCATTGAAGCACTGTATGGCTCCTCTTTACTCTTAGAATAAAACTGTAAATATTGAGGTAATATATGGTGTAGTCTCTTTTTAGCCTTGTTTTGTATCTTTCCCCTTAGTCACTATTCTCTTGCCAAATTGGAATCCCTTCTCTCTACATCTAGTATTTGGCCCATCTTTTTGATTGTGTACTTGATATTTCTTCTGTTGGGAACCCTTTTCCCTATCTCTATGTCTTTGGCTCTATATCCCTTCATGTCTCAACTTAATCTGATTTCTTCTCCCAGGTTAGTTCATCATAccattctatttatttctttcattgtgCTTACTATAAccttttcttgtttattattaATTCCCCATTTTTTTCTGACTAGAACACATTATGAGGAAAAGGGCCTTAGTTATCCTGTTTGCTATAGTATGATATTTctcatatctgaaaatttcctggaatagaataaatatattttgaatgagGGAGTTATGAATGATTGATATTATCCTTAATAGACAGTAGTTCCTTTTGAATTAGGTAATCCTGATTTTTGAAAAGTTATCTGTCATTTGTGGACTTTATCTGGAGATAGTCTTCATTAAGATAAAGGAAAGGAGTTTGTCTTTGGCGTGGTCTCCAAATTTATTAatatcatctttctttctttattttttttttcccctgacccAATGTAAGGATCTTTGTATCCAAACGGAATTTTCATAGCTAAAGGGCCATATCATGCATTGTCTTTGTTTAAATATAAAGTAAAGACATCTTGATCAAGAAGCTTAGCACCTAATAATGTTTAGATCTAGCTGTTTGGTTCAGAAATAcatgataaaaaatattcttattcaaACTAATAGGtgcttgttatttattttttgacagtattgggaatagaacccagggtgctctaccaccgaactATATCCtctcccttatttatttattttgcagtaggGCCAGACTGGCCCTGAATTTGAGATCCACCTGTGTCAGTCTCCCAATTAGCTGGGAGTACAGATAACATACCAATGTACTCAGCCAACAATTATTTTGAACTTCGAAGTTCAAAAGGTCTTTTAGGCTTTGTACTCTGGTTAAATTGTCTGTGtttttttgtggaatttttgttgttgtgtttttaaaGGCAGCTTatgaaacatttccatttataatATACAGTGTGAATACTATACCAATTCTTTCTACTAGTCATAATTATTAGGCttctcctctgccttccctccTTCAAATACGCTCAAGAAAGTTTCTTAAGGAGGTATAGTGTTCCTGCTAAATCATATTTTGGTTATCTATAAATTTATAACAATTGATAATTTATATACATTGATTTCTTGGCATCTGTGAGAGATTGTTTCCAGACCCTGAAAATACCAGAATCTGCAGATGCTCGGGTTtcttacataaaatggaatatttgcatataaccaaCACTCATCCTCTCCtgtacttttttttcctccctccgaCCGCTTAGTCCTGTGTACTTTAAGTCATCCTTATCTTACTTATGATACacaatgcaatgtaaatgctgtgtaaacaGTGGTGTTATACTGTGTTGTTTAGGAGATAGTGACAAGAAAAAGTCTGTGTGTTCAATACAGCTGCAACTTTTTCCTTAGATATGGAGGACCAACTATAGGTTTAAGTAACGTGTTCATAGCTGgtattctttatgtatttaaGCCCCACTGTATGTTAAGtggttttatgaatttttttatctaAATAATTAAGTTAAGATGTTCCTTAGCTTGAAACACAAGTGCTTTGGTATTTTCTGTCCTTTACCATTTTTATTCAGTAATCACTATGTGTTTTAAGCTACTAGTTTAAACAGGTGTGATATATTCTGTAATTTTACTTCTCAattttttggtgaatatttttaaaaattaaatttttggttcatatttaatcATGAGTCAATAGATAATTGACAGGTCAGTATAGTAAATCTAGACTAtatttacaaagaattttttgccatagaatttttttaaacaccaaAATACAGTTGTCCCTCCCTTATtcacaaagaatatttttcaagacCCCAGTGGATACCTGAAACTTAAGATTGTACCGAACTCTCCTAATATGTCTTTTCTGTTGTAATTAAGCACATATCAAACACTGCGTTTGTAACTTGCATCTTCAGATGGatggaaaaacaaatttcttcttcacaatttcacagGTTCTTCCTATGGAACTTAGTAATCTCagcacattatttttctttccttattaaatcagtaactttcaccttttcacttaaccATATTTGAATTGTTAACATCACTACTTTTGTACTTTTGgactattattaaataaaataaaggttacttgAACACAGTGCTGCAATACCATGACAGTTGGTCTGATTATTGAGACAACTACTAAATGACTATTGGGCAGGTAGTATATACAGTTTGCATGTTCTGCATAAAGGTATGATTCACATCCCAGTTAGGATGTAGCAGGACAGTATGAGATTTCACAGTATTTGGAATGGTGTGCAGTTTAAAacttaaaagtcatttattttatatattcggACTGTGGTTGACTGTGGGtaatgaaaaccacagaaagtgaaatCACTTATAAGGCAGGGGGACAGCTGTACTATATTTTTCAGCTATCCATTTATGGAGAGCATTAATCCAG encodes:
- the Cpsf6 gene encoding cleavage and polyadenylation specificity factor subunit 6 isoform X2, with translation MADGVDHIDIYADVGEEFNQEAEYGGHDQIDLYDDVISPSANNGDAPEDRDYMDTLPPTVGDDVGKGAAPNVVYTYTGKRIALYIGNLTWWTTDEDLTEAVHSLGVNDILEIKFFENRANGQSKGFALVGVGSEASSKKLMDLLPKRELHGQNPVVTPCNKQFLSQFEMQSRKTTQSGQMSGEGKAGPPGGSSRAAFPQGGRGRGRFPGAVPGGDRFPGPAGPGGPPPPFPGNLIKHLVKGTRPLFLETRIPWHMGHSIEEIPIFGLKAGQTPPRPPLGPPGPPGPPGPPPPGQVLPPPLAGPPNRGDRPPPPVLFPGQPFGQPPLGPLPPGPPPPVPGYGPPPGPPPPQQGPPPPPGPFPPRPPGPLGPPLTLAPPPHLPGPPPGAPPPAPHVNPAFFPPPTNSGMPTSDSRGPPPTDPYGRPPPYDRGDYGPPGREMDTARTPLSEAEFEEIMNRNRAISSSAISRAVSDASAGDYGSAIETLVTAISLIKQSKVSADDRCKVLISSLQDCLHGIESKSYGSGSRRERSRERDHSRSREKSRRHKSRSRDRHDDYYRERSRERERHRDRDRDRDRERDREREYRHR
- the Cpsf6 gene encoding cleavage and polyadenylation specificity factor subunit 6 isoform X1, encoding MADGVDHIDIYADVGEEFNQEAEYGGHDQIDLYDDVISPSANNGDAPEDRDYMDTLPPTVGDDVGKGAAPNVVYTYTGKRIALYIGNLTWWTTDEDLTEAVHSLGVNDILEIKFFENRANGQSKGFALVGVGSEASSKKLMDLLPKRELHGQNPVVTPCNKQFLSQFEMQSRKTTQSGQMSGEGKAGPPGGSSRAAFPQGGRGRGRFPGAVPGGDRFPGPAGPGGPPPPFPGNLIKHLVKGTRPLFLETRIPWHMGHSIEEIPIFGLKAGQTPPRPPLGPPGPPGPPGPPPPGQVLPPPLAGPPNRGDRPPPPVLFPGQPFGQPPLGPLPPGPPPPVPGYGPPPGPPPPQQGPPPPPGPFPPRPPGPLGPPLTLAPPPHLPGPPPGAPPPAPHVNPAFFPPPTNSGMPTSDSRGPPPTDPYGRPPPYDRGDYGPPGREMDTARTPLSEAEFEEIMNRNRAISSSAISRAVSDASAGDYGSAIETLVTAISLIKQSKVSADDRCKVLISSLQDCLHGIESKSYGSGSRRRERSRERDHSRSREKSRRHKSRSRDRHDDYYRERSRERERHRDRDRDRDRERDREREYRHR
- the Cpsf6 gene encoding cleavage and polyadenylation specificity factor subunit 6 isoform X3, with product MADGVDHIDIYADVGEEFNQEAEYGGHDQIDLYDDVISPSANNGDAPEDRDYMDTLPPTVGDDVGKGAAPNVVYTYTGKRIALYIGNLTWWTTDEDLTEAVHSLGVNDILEIKFFENRANGQSKGFALVGVGSEASSKKLMDLLPKRELHGQNPVVTPCNKQFLSQFEMQSRKTTQSGQMSGEGKAGPPGGSSRAAFPQGGRGRGRFPGAVPGGDRFPGPAGPGGPPPPFPAGQTPPRPPLGPPGPPGPPGPPPPGQVLPPPLAGPPNRGDRPPPPVLFPGQPFGQPPLGPLPPGPPPPVPGYGPPPGPPPPQQGPPPPPGPFPPRPPGPLGPPLTLAPPPHLPGPPPGAPPPAPHVNPAFFPPPTNSGMPTSDSRGPPPTDPYGRPPPYDRGDYGPPGREMDTARTPLSEAEFEEIMNRNRAISSSAISRAVSDASAGDYGSAIETLVTAISLIKQSKVSADDRCKVLISSLQDCLHGIESKSYGSGSRRRERSRERDHSRSREKSRRHKSRSRDRHDDYYRERSRERERHRDRDRDRDRERDREREYRHR
- the Cpsf6 gene encoding cleavage and polyadenylation specificity factor subunit 6 isoform X4 produces the protein MADGVDHIDIYADVGEEFNQEAEYGGHDQIDLYDDVISPSANNGDAPEDRDYMDTLPPTVGDDVGKGAAPNVVYTYTGKRIALYIGNLTWWTTDEDLTEAVHSLGVNDILEIKFFENRANGQSKGFALVGVGSEASSKKLMDLLPKRELHGQNPVVTPCNKQFLSQFEMQSRKTTQSGQMSGEGKAGPPGGSSRAAFPQGGRGRGRFPGAVPGGDRFPGPAGPGGPPPPFPAGQTPPRPPLGPPGPPGPPGPPPPGQVLPPPLAGPPNRGDRPPPPVLFPGQPFGQPPLGPLPPGPPPPVPGYGPPPGPPPPQQGPPPPPGPFPPRPPGPLGPPLTLAPPPHLPGPPPGAPPPAPHVNPAFFPPPTNSGMPTSDSRGPPPTDPYGRPPPYDRGDYGPPGREMDTARTPLSEAEFEEIMNRNRAISSSAISRAVSDASAGDYGSAIETLVTAISLIKQSKVSADDRCKVLISSLQDCLHGIESKSYGSGSRRERSRERDHSRSREKSRRHKSRSRDRHDDYYRERSRERERHRDRDRDRDRERDREREYRHR